From the genome of Plectropomus leopardus isolate mb chromosome 13, YSFRI_Pleo_2.0, whole genome shotgun sequence, one region includes:
- the rsf1b.1 gene encoding remodeling and spacing factor 1 isoform X1 yields MAASAATASSSPGLCPNYAVICSFLERYGALLDLPELTFPQLERYLQDTSSVPKLLVDLHVKLLRKIGKSVSADRWEKYLVKICQEFNTTWAWELEQKGYKELQMECKTGILKYLCECQFDENVKFKTAINEEDPDKMRLQPIGRDKDGQMYWFQLDQDDNVRLYVEEQDDLDGSSWKCIVRDRNDLAEVLALLKTQIDPALLKKEEETKPDGEESKDKTEDGDVKKTEDSTDEENKDSSKAVSPVSPKTENGEVTQKDNLKTEMSEAKSSLNGIIEGKTEAELNSEKPAADLGISAKAQIIKEEPMEVSDAKTSTATTEPASETTCVSVKAEKGEEAKKSSAEEIQQALKNDQQAKIPLKKRGMKFSEDFEKNSSIIVQNPSVSQTKEAPKEDSTPEQTKKAQSVNDHVNGEVQPASEKDLQGHLCESLKDVDKEQPTEAAAGKSVEKRRKDSSPADQEDTKDKKEEACSAEKITEGAASQQADSAKKNLDKKGEKESTASKEKKEALESQRESPPLPKDKNSAPEKPSNQEENDKIKESKPAATKESCTEDKTLKKTEESEKVASKESKDSEGKPACVDTSEENKTSENETDRKQTETSDAKETSVEKSDKLAPKEKPGVIRTLDGVEKDPAQKPVDSENAASPSVIKKTDALKESDDKETQKGKQSTDVLKKADKPTIMEKTEATSNTEETSASVIKKLDGSCKPAEKNDNIKDVEMKPETASAVSETNTEKTDKAEKTEDVKKTVNCEDRTIQDVSKMSDSTPEPMEVESVAVKHDVTKPQEDDKTEINSVAPKTTEKASEGKDKPSSAVEKTNVSKELDQKPGRPDKEQQKVSEEQPKKTEVEQPSSESKKDANKETKMDTDMDTAKDTETENKTDTDKESKTDKKIPKDAGKDTKKDAEKESIKDAEKENKKDTKKANNDMDKETKKDTDKKTGMEAEMENKKDAGKESIKDTEKADKETKKDTDKKTQKDAETETKKDIDKKIQKDAETENKKDTEKVDKETKKDTDKETKKDTDKETKKDTDKETKKDTDKETRKDAETENKKDADKEKLKNDSEKHTSQDKANKAEKLSKTDATKEKKHTEKESETSTRTDESRQRNASKDSDGKPSKEGVAEKPTDEENKSKSEEEDAATKKEVANGEKAPSKVSHRKKLKPPAHRRTAELQREDRADSESDSNTGRSLRRSPRISRPTPKVVEIHDRKLEKSQAAPAAEKQKGDEGEKEKDEEEEEEEEVKAVQKKTREKKVDQEGQPKTKGRKRRRVRWSNTRTRRKKKGSEDDDDDSDEESSDEDESEEEDTSDEDYKVERSRKRRNRNRERRSSDSSTSSDDDLPPNDDPCKHCGLPNHPELILLCDSCDSGYHTACLRPPLMIIPDGEWFCPPCQHKLLCDKLEEQLTNLDAALKKKERAVRRKERLIYVGISVENIITPSVEVEEEKPEVIIKEKKDPKRSKSWGRRSTRAKKSISYRFDEFDEAIEEAIEEDIKEAEGGGAGRGKDMANITGHRGKDMSAILQAEEGKENGRPPRSSAGQRRKKRRRLNDLDSDSTVDEEESEEEFRLSESSEEEFVVSENDTEAESEADSNNSDFGSNSSGKHRTSSRSRRAPARRRSSRKRRRPRGYSDEEEEETDEEDEEDEIETEGSSEYSDSDLDVSRRRSRRSQKKQVNYCETSESEGSQAETNRAKMKPRHQQDSSDSEASFSRDSEEDSRDRRTRRRADSSEEDTRQRRRRLALKRRRASEEDDSDDDSDESSEEDRPIRKRVNRIDSDDDDEEEEEKPKEKKAAEKADEESKGTNPADCNPMELPPTNGQSPIKSLEGLVSRPAATAAPGLTPHLEPPKNISATPAAAIAPNGLVGQEMAPQDEDEDDLLGVTDLVDYVCNNEDL; encoded by the exons TTCCAAAACTGCTGGTTGATCTTCATGTCAAGTTGCTGAGGAAGATCGGCAAGTCTGTGTCAGCAGACAGATGGGAGAAATACCTAGTGAAG ATATGTCAAGAGTTCAACACAACCTGGGCATGGGAACTCGAACAAAAAGGATACAAGGAGCTGCAGATGGAGTGCAAGACGGGGATACTTAAA TATTTGTGCGAGTGTCAgtttgatgaaaatgtgaaGTTCAAAACTGCCATCAATGAGGAGGACCCAGATAAGATGCGTCTGCAGCCGATCGGCCGGGACAAAGACGGTCAGATGTACTGGTTTCAGCTGGACCAGGACGACAATGTGCGTCTTTACGTGGAGGAACAAGACGACTTAGACGGGTCGTCGTGGAAATGCATCGTCAG AGATAGAAATGACTTGGCTGAGGTTTTGGCTCTGCTGAAGACACAAATCGACCCTGCGCTGttgaaaaaagaagaggaaaccAAACCTGATGGTGAAGAGAgtaaagacaaaacagaagATG GTGACGTTAAAAAGACTGAGGACTCGACAGATGAGGAGAACAAAGACTCCAGCAAGGCTGTCAGTCCAGTCTCACCAAAGACAGAGAATGGTGAAGTAACACAGAAAGACAActtgaaaacagaaatgtctgaGGCCAAATCATCACTGAATGGCATCATTGAAGGCAAAACTGAAGCAGAGCTCAATTCAGAAAAGCCTGCTGCGGATCTCGGTATCAGTGCAAAAGCACAGATCATCAAAGAAGAGCCTATGGAGGTGTCAGACGCGAAAACCAGCACAGCAACAACTGAACCCGCCTCTGAGACAACGTGCGTATCAGTAAAGGCAGAAAAGGGAGAAGAGGCCAAGAAGAGCAGCGCAGAGGAGATTCAACAAGCTCTGAAGAACGACCAACAAGCCAAAATCcctttgaaaaaaagaggaatgaaGTTTAGCgaagactttgaaaaaaatagcagcATCATAGTGCAAAATCCATCTGTTTCTCAGACCAAGGAAGCTCCAAAAGAGGACTCAACGCCTGAACAGACGAAAAAAGCACAGAGCGTGAATGATCATGTTAACGGTGAAGTTCAGCCTGCGTCCGAGAAAGACCTCCAGGGTCATTTGTGCGAGTCGCTGAAAGACGTTGATAAAGAGCAGCCGACTGAAGCAGCTGCAGGTAAATCTGTTGAAAAGAGACGAAAAGACTCTTCACCCGCAGACCAGGAGGatacaaaagataaaaaggagGAAGCTTGCAGTGCAGAGAAGATCACAGAGGGAGCGGCATCACAACAAGCTGACTCTGCCAAGAAAAATCTAGATAAGAAGGGAGAAAAGGAAAGCACTgcatcaaaagaaaagaaagaagcacTAGAGTCTCAGAGAGAATCGCCACCTTTACCTAAAGACAAAAATAGTGCACCCGAGAAGCCGTCTAATCAGGAAGagaatgacaaaattaaagaatcAAAACCAGCAGCCACAAAAGAGTCTTGTACAGAGGACAAGACATTAAAGAAAACTGAGGAATCGGAGAAAGTCGCATCCAAAGAATCAAAAGATTCAGAAGGAAAACCTGCCTGTGTAGACAcatcagaggaaaacaaaacgtcagaaaatgaaacagacagaaagcaaactGAAACGAGCGACGCAAAAGAGACCAGTGTGGAGAAATCAGATAAATTGGCACCAAAAGAAAAGCCGGGAGTCATCAGAACTTTAGACGGTGTCGAAAAAGATCCTGCACAGAAACCTGTTGACTCTGAAAACGCTGCATCCCCGTCTGTCATTAAAAAGACAGACGCACTGAAAGAGAGCGacgacaaagagacacaaaaaggcaaacaaagtACTGATGTTCTTAAAAAGGCAGATAAACCAACAATAATGGAGAAAACAGAAGCAACGTCCAATACTGAAGAGACGTCGGCGTCTGTTATTAAAAAGCTGGACGGATCATGTAAACCTGCAGAGAAGAACGATAACATCAAAGACGTAGAGATGAAGCCAGAGACAGCCAGTGCGGTCTCTGAGACTAacacagaaaagacagacaag GCGGAGAAGACTGAAGATGTAAAGAAAACTGTCAACTGTGAAGACAGAACGATACAAGATGTTTCCAAGATGAGTGACTCCACGCCTGAACCCATGGAGGTAGAGTCAGTGGCCGTCAAACACGATGTGACAAAGCCACAGGAGGATGACAAAACTGAGATTAACTCGGTTGCACCCAAGACGACAGAGAAAGCATCTGAAGGGAAAGATAAACCGTCCAGTGCTGTTGAGAAGACAAATGTCTCTAAAGAATTGGATCAAAAACCTGGAAGACCAGACAAAGAACAACAAAAGGTGTCTGAAGAACAGCCGAAAAAAACTGAAGTGGAGCAGCCGTCatcagaaagtaaaaaagatgcaaacaaGGAAACTAAAATGGACACGGACATGGACACTGCAAAGGACactgagacagaaaataaaacggATACGGACAAGGAATCGAAAACGGACAAGAAAATTCCAAAAGATGCTGGGAAGGACACTAAAAAGGACGCTGAGAAGGAAAGTATAAAGGacgctgaaaaagaaaataaaaaggacaccaaaaaggcaaataaCGACATGGACAAGGAAACTAAAAAGGACACAGACAAGAAAACTGGAATGGAAGctgagatggaaaataaaaaggacGCTGGGAAAGAAAGCATAAAGGACACAGAAAAGGCAGACAAGGAAACTAAAAAGGACACAGACAAGAAAACTCAAAAGGACGCTGAGACAGAAACTAAAAAGGACATAGACAAGAAAATTCAAAAGGACgctgagacagaaaataaaaaggacaCAGAAAAAGTGGACAAGGAaactaaaaaagacacagacaagGAAACTAAAAAGGATACAGACAAGGAAACTAAAAAGGATACAGACAAGGAAACTAAAAAGGATACAGACAAGGAAACGCGAAAGGACgctgagacagaaaataaaaaggacgCAGACaaggaaaaacttaaaaatgacagtgagAAACACACGAGTCAAGACAAAGCAAATAAAGCAGAGAAACTCTCAAAAACTGATGCaacaaaagagaagaaacacACTGAGAAAGAGAGTGAAACCTCGACCAGGACGGACGAATCTCGCCAACGAAATGCGAGCAAAGACTCTGACGGCAAGCCGAGCAAAGAAGGAGTCGCCGAAAAGCCCACTGACgaggaaaataaaagcaaaagtgaaGAAGAGGACGCCGCAACCAAAAAAGAGGTCGCGAATGGCGAGAAAGCTCCGTCCAAGGTTtcccacagaaaaaaactgaagccCCCGGCCCACCGGAGGACAGCTGAGCTTCAGAGGGAGGACAGAGCGGATTCAGAGTCCGATTCAAACACGGGGAGATCTCTCCGAAGATCACCGAGGATCTCCAGACCGACGCCAAAGGTGGTGGAGATCCACGACAGGAAGCTCGAAAAATCGCAGGCTGCTCCAGCGGCTGAGAAGCAAAAGGGAGACGAgggtgagaaagaaaaagatgaagaggaggaggaggaagaagaggtgAAAGCTGTTCAGaagaaaacaagagagaaaaaggtcGACCAGGAGGGTCAGCCGAAAACGAAG GGGAGAAAGAGACGGAGGGTTCGGTGGTCCAACACACGAACGCGCCGTAAAAAGAAAGGCTCTGAAGATGACGACGACGACAGCGACGAGGAGTCCAGCGACGAAGATGAGAGCGAGGAAGAGGACACCAGTGACGAGGACTACAAGGTTGAGCGAAGCAGAAAGAGGCGGAATCGTAACCGAGAAAGACGAAGCTCGGACTCCTCGACATCCTCAGACGACGACCTACCTCCGAATGACGACCCCTGCAAACATTGTGGTCTTCCAAATCACCCAGAGCTG ATCTTGCTGTGTGATTCGTGTGACAGCGGGTACCACACAGCCTGTCTGAGGCCTCCGCTCATGATCATCCCCGACGGAGAATGGTTCTGCCCCCCCTGTCAGCAC AAGCTGCTCTGTGACAAATTAGAAGAGCAGCTCACGAATCTCGACGCTGCTTTGAAAAAGAAGGAACGGGCCGTGAGAAG GAAAGAGCGACTCATTTATGTCGGAATCAGTGTTGAAAACATCATCACGCCCTCG GTGGAAGTAGAGGAGGAGAAGCCAGAGGTCATCATCAAAGAGAAGAAAGACCCAAAGCGAAGTAAAAGCTGGGGGCGAAGGTCGACGAGGGCGAAGAAATCCATCAGCTACAG ATTTGATGAATTTGACGAGGCAATCGAGGAGGCAATCGAGGAAGACATCAAAGAAGCAGAAGGCGGAG GAGCTGGTCGGGGTAAAGACATGGCCAACATCACAGGCCACAGAGGAAAGGATATGTCCGCCATCCTTCAAGCAGAGGAGGGCAAGGAGAACGGCCGCCCGCCGCGATCCAGCGCCGGTCAGCGCAGGAAAAAACGCAGGCGACTAAATGACCTGGACAGCGACAGCACCGTGGATGAAGAGGAGAGCGAGGAAGAGTTTCGCCTCAGTGAGAG CTCAGAAGAGGAGTTCGTCGTGTCAGAAAATGACACGGAGGCTGAATCGGAGGCGGACTCCAACAACAGCGACTTCGGTAGCAACAGCAGTGGAAAGCATCGTACCTCTTCGCGGTCCAGGAGAGCGCCCGCACGACGACGGAGCTCCAGAAAGCGGCGGAGACCGAGAGGGTACTcggatgaagaggaagaggagacagatgaggaagatgaagaagatgaaattg AGACTGAAGGCTCCAGCGAGTACAGCGACAGTGATCTGGATGTGAGTCGACGGCGGTCTCGGCGGAGTCAGAAGAAGCAGGTGAACTACTGCGAGACGTCTGAGTCCGAAGGCTCTCAGGCAGAAACCAACCGGGCCAAAATGAAACCCAGACACCAGCAGGACAGCTCCGACAGCGAgg CGAGTTTCTCTAGAGACTCTGAGGAGGATTCGAGGGAtcggaggacgaggaggagagcAGACTCCTCAGAGGAAGACACACGGCAGCGGCGCAGACGTCTTGCACTAAAACGCAGGAGAGCTTCTGAAGAGGACGACTCGGACGACGACTCAGACGAATCATCGGAGGAGGACCGTCCCATCCGCAAACGTGTCAACCGCATCGACtcggatgatgatgatgaggaggaggaggagaaaccgaaggagaaaaaagcagctgaaaaagcAGAcgaggagtcaaagggaacaaACCCAGCGGACTGCAATCCGATGGAGCTGCCGCCGACCAACGGACAGAGCCCGATTAAGAGCCTCGAGGGCCTCGTGAGTCGGCCTGCTGCCACCGCCGCTCCGGGCCTCACCCCACATCTGGAGCCTCCCAAAAACATCAGCGCCACACCAGCTGCTGCCATAGCACCAAACGGACTGGTTGGCCAGGAGATGGCGCCGCAGGACGAAGACGAAGACGACCTGTTAGGTGTCACAGACCTAGTGGACTACGTCTGCAATAACGAagatttgtaa
- the rsf1b.1 gene encoding remodeling and spacing factor 1 isoform X2, which produces MAASAATASSSPGLCPNYAVICSFLERYGALLDLPELTFPQLERYLQDTSSVPKLLVDLHVKLLRKIGKSVSADRWEKYLVKICQEFNTTWAWELEQKGYKELQMECKTGILKYLCECQFDENVKFKTAINEEDPDKMRLQPIGRDKDGQMYWFQLDQDDNVRLYVEEQDDLDGSSWKCIVRDRNDLAEVLALLKTQIDPALLKKEEETKPDGEESKDKTEDGDVKKTEDSTDEENKDSSKAVSPVSPKTENGEVTQKDNLKTEMSEAKSSLNGIIEGKTEAELNSEKPAADLGISAKAQIIKEEPMEVSDAKTSTATTEPASETTCVSVKAEKGEEAKKSSAEEIQQALKNDQQAKIPLKKRGMKFSEDFEKNSSIIVQNPSVSQTKEAPKEDSTPEQTKKAQSVNDHVNGEVQPASEKDLQGHLCESLKDVDKEQPTEAAAGKSVEKRRKDSSPADQEDTKDKKEEACSAEKITEGAASQQADSAKKNLDKKGEKESTASKEKKEALESQRESPPLPKDKNSAPEKPSNQEENDKIKESKPAATKESCTEDKTLKKTEESEKVASKESKDSEGKPACVDTSEENKTSENETDRKQTETSDAKETSVEKSDKLAPKEKPGVIRTLDGVEKDPAQKPVDSENAASPSVIKKTDALKESDDKETQKGKQSTDVLKKADKPTIMEKTEATSNTEETSASVIKKLDGSCKPAEKNDNIKDVEMKPETASAVSETNTEKTDKAEKTEDVKKTVNCEDRTIQDVSKMSDSTPEPMEVESVAVKHDVTKPQEDDKTEINSVAPKTTEKASEGKDKPSSAVEKTNVSKELDQKPGRPDKEQQKVSEEQPKKTEVEQPSSESKKDANKETKMDTDMDTAKDTETENKTDTDKESKTDKKIPKDAGKDTKKDAEKESIKDAEKENKKDTKKANNDMDKETKKDTDKKTGMEAEMENKKDAGKESIKDTEKADKETKKDTDKKTQKDAETETKKDIDKKIQKDAETENKKDTEKVDKETKKDTDKETKKDTDKETRKDAETENKKDADKEKLKNDSEKHTSQDKANKAEKLSKTDATKEKKHTEKESETSTRTDESRQRNASKDSDGKPSKEGVAEKPTDEENKSKSEEEDAATKKEVANGEKAPSKVSHRKKLKPPAHRRTAELQREDRADSESDSNTGRSLRRSPRISRPTPKVVEIHDRKLEKSQAAPAAEKQKGDEGEKEKDEEEEEEEEVKAVQKKTREKKVDQEGQPKTKGRKRRRVRWSNTRTRRKKKGSEDDDDDSDEESSDEDESEEEDTSDEDYKVERSRKRRNRNRERRSSDSSTSSDDDLPPNDDPCKHCGLPNHPELILLCDSCDSGYHTACLRPPLMIIPDGEWFCPPCQHKLLCDKLEEQLTNLDAALKKKERAVRRKERLIYVGISVENIITPSVEVEEEKPEVIIKEKKDPKRSKSWGRRSTRAKKSISYRFDEFDEAIEEAIEEDIKEAEGGGAGRGKDMANITGHRGKDMSAILQAEEGKENGRPPRSSAGQRRKKRRRLNDLDSDSTVDEEESEEEFRLSESSEEEFVVSENDTEAESEADSNNSDFGSNSSGKHRTSSRSRRAPARRRSSRKRRRPRGYSDEEEEETDEEDEEDEIETEGSSEYSDSDLDVSRRRSRRSQKKQVNYCETSESEGSQAETNRAKMKPRHQQDSSDSEASFSRDSEEDSRDRRTRRRADSSEEDTRQRRRRLALKRRRASEEDDSDDDSDESSEEDRPIRKRVNRIDSDDDDEEEEEKPKEKKAAEKADEESKGTNPADCNPMELPPTNGQSPIKSLEGLVSRPAATAAPGLTPHLEPPKNISATPAAAIAPNGLVGQEMAPQDEDEDDLLGVTDLVDYVCNNEDL; this is translated from the exons TTCCAAAACTGCTGGTTGATCTTCATGTCAAGTTGCTGAGGAAGATCGGCAAGTCTGTGTCAGCAGACAGATGGGAGAAATACCTAGTGAAG ATATGTCAAGAGTTCAACACAACCTGGGCATGGGAACTCGAACAAAAAGGATACAAGGAGCTGCAGATGGAGTGCAAGACGGGGATACTTAAA TATTTGTGCGAGTGTCAgtttgatgaaaatgtgaaGTTCAAAACTGCCATCAATGAGGAGGACCCAGATAAGATGCGTCTGCAGCCGATCGGCCGGGACAAAGACGGTCAGATGTACTGGTTTCAGCTGGACCAGGACGACAATGTGCGTCTTTACGTGGAGGAACAAGACGACTTAGACGGGTCGTCGTGGAAATGCATCGTCAG AGATAGAAATGACTTGGCTGAGGTTTTGGCTCTGCTGAAGACACAAATCGACCCTGCGCTGttgaaaaaagaagaggaaaccAAACCTGATGGTGAAGAGAgtaaagacaaaacagaagATG GTGACGTTAAAAAGACTGAGGACTCGACAGATGAGGAGAACAAAGACTCCAGCAAGGCTGTCAGTCCAGTCTCACCAAAGACAGAGAATGGTGAAGTAACACAGAAAGACAActtgaaaacagaaatgtctgaGGCCAAATCATCACTGAATGGCATCATTGAAGGCAAAACTGAAGCAGAGCTCAATTCAGAAAAGCCTGCTGCGGATCTCGGTATCAGTGCAAAAGCACAGATCATCAAAGAAGAGCCTATGGAGGTGTCAGACGCGAAAACCAGCACAGCAACAACTGAACCCGCCTCTGAGACAACGTGCGTATCAGTAAAGGCAGAAAAGGGAGAAGAGGCCAAGAAGAGCAGCGCAGAGGAGATTCAACAAGCTCTGAAGAACGACCAACAAGCCAAAATCcctttgaaaaaaagaggaatgaaGTTTAGCgaagactttgaaaaaaatagcagcATCATAGTGCAAAATCCATCTGTTTCTCAGACCAAGGAAGCTCCAAAAGAGGACTCAACGCCTGAACAGACGAAAAAAGCACAGAGCGTGAATGATCATGTTAACGGTGAAGTTCAGCCTGCGTCCGAGAAAGACCTCCAGGGTCATTTGTGCGAGTCGCTGAAAGACGTTGATAAAGAGCAGCCGACTGAAGCAGCTGCAGGTAAATCTGTTGAAAAGAGACGAAAAGACTCTTCACCCGCAGACCAGGAGGatacaaaagataaaaaggagGAAGCTTGCAGTGCAGAGAAGATCACAGAGGGAGCGGCATCACAACAAGCTGACTCTGCCAAGAAAAATCTAGATAAGAAGGGAGAAAAGGAAAGCACTgcatcaaaagaaaagaaagaagcacTAGAGTCTCAGAGAGAATCGCCACCTTTACCTAAAGACAAAAATAGTGCACCCGAGAAGCCGTCTAATCAGGAAGagaatgacaaaattaaagaatcAAAACCAGCAGCCACAAAAGAGTCTTGTACAGAGGACAAGACATTAAAGAAAACTGAGGAATCGGAGAAAGTCGCATCCAAAGAATCAAAAGATTCAGAAGGAAAACCTGCCTGTGTAGACAcatcagaggaaaacaaaacgtcagaaaatgaaacagacagaaagcaaactGAAACGAGCGACGCAAAAGAGACCAGTGTGGAGAAATCAGATAAATTGGCACCAAAAGAAAAGCCGGGAGTCATCAGAACTTTAGACGGTGTCGAAAAAGATCCTGCACAGAAACCTGTTGACTCTGAAAACGCTGCATCCCCGTCTGTCATTAAAAAGACAGACGCACTGAAAGAGAGCGacgacaaagagacacaaaaaggcaaacaaagtACTGATGTTCTTAAAAAGGCAGATAAACCAACAATAATGGAGAAAACAGAAGCAACGTCCAATACTGAAGAGACGTCGGCGTCTGTTATTAAAAAGCTGGACGGATCATGTAAACCTGCAGAGAAGAACGATAACATCAAAGACGTAGAGATGAAGCCAGAGACAGCCAGTGCGGTCTCTGAGACTAacacagaaaagacagacaag GCGGAGAAGACTGAAGATGTAAAGAAAACTGTCAACTGTGAAGACAGAACGATACAAGATGTTTCCAAGATGAGTGACTCCACGCCTGAACCCATGGAGGTAGAGTCAGTGGCCGTCAAACACGATGTGACAAAGCCACAGGAGGATGACAAAACTGAGATTAACTCGGTTGCACCCAAGACGACAGAGAAAGCATCTGAAGGGAAAGATAAACCGTCCAGTGCTGTTGAGAAGACAAATGTCTCTAAAGAATTGGATCAAAAACCTGGAAGACCAGACAAAGAACAACAAAAGGTGTCTGAAGAACAGCCGAAAAAAACTGAAGTGGAGCAGCCGTCatcagaaagtaaaaaagatgcaaacaaGGAAACTAAAATGGACACGGACATGGACACTGCAAAGGACactgagacagaaaataaaacggATACGGACAAGGAATCGAAAACGGACAAGAAAATTCCAAAAGATGCTGGGAAGGACACTAAAAAGGACGCTGAGAAGGAAAGTATAAAGGacgctgaaaaagaaaataaaaaggacaccaaaaaggcaaataaCGACATGGACAAGGAAACTAAAAAGGACACAGACAAGAAAACTGGAATGGAAGctgagatggaaaataaaaaggacGCTGGGAAAGAAAGCATAAAGGACACAGAAAAGGCAGACAAGGAAACTAAAAAGGACACAGACAAGAAAACTCAAAAGGACGCTGAGACAGAAACTAAAAAGGACATAGACAAGAAAATTCAAAAGGACgctgagacagaaaataaaaaggacaCAGAAAAAGTGGACAAGGAaactaaaaaagacacagacaag GAAACTAAAAAGGATACAGACAAGGAAACGCGAAAGGACgctgagacagaaaataaaaaggacgCAGACaaggaaaaacttaaaaatgacagtgagAAACACACGAGTCAAGACAAAGCAAATAAAGCAGAGAAACTCTCAAAAACTGATGCaacaaaagagaagaaacacACTGAGAAAGAGAGTGAAACCTCGACCAGGACGGACGAATCTCGCCAACGAAATGCGAGCAAAGACTCTGACGGCAAGCCGAGCAAAGAAGGAGTCGCCGAAAAGCCCACTGACgaggaaaataaaagcaaaagtgaaGAAGAGGACGCCGCAACCAAAAAAGAGGTCGCGAATGGCGAGAAAGCTCCGTCCAAGGTTtcccacagaaaaaaactgaagccCCCGGCCCACCGGAGGACAGCTGAGCTTCAGAGGGAGGACAGAGCGGATTCAGAGTCCGATTCAAACACGGGGAGATCTCTCCGAAGATCACCGAGGATCTCCAGACCGACGCCAAAGGTGGTGGAGATCCACGACAGGAAGCTCGAAAAATCGCAGGCTGCTCCAGCGGCTGAGAAGCAAAAGGGAGACGAgggtgagaaagaaaaagatgaagaggaggaggaggaagaagaggtgAAAGCTGTTCAGaagaaaacaagagagaaaaaggtcGACCAGGAGGGTCAGCCGAAAACGAAG GGGAGAAAGAGACGGAGGGTTCGGTGGTCCAACACACGAACGCGCCGTAAAAAGAAAGGCTCTGAAGATGACGACGACGACAGCGACGAGGAGTCCAGCGACGAAGATGAGAGCGAGGAAGAGGACACCAGTGACGAGGACTACAAGGTTGAGCGAAGCAGAAAGAGGCGGAATCGTAACCGAGAAAGACGAAGCTCGGACTCCTCGACATCCTCAGACGACGACCTACCTCCGAATGACGACCCCTGCAAACATTGTGGTCTTCCAAATCACCCAGAGCTG ATCTTGCTGTGTGATTCGTGTGACAGCGGGTACCACACAGCCTGTCTGAGGCCTCCGCTCATGATCATCCCCGACGGAGAATGGTTCTGCCCCCCCTGTCAGCAC AAGCTGCTCTGTGACAAATTAGAAGAGCAGCTCACGAATCTCGACGCTGCTTTGAAAAAGAAGGAACGGGCCGTGAGAAG GAAAGAGCGACTCATTTATGTCGGAATCAGTGTTGAAAACATCATCACGCCCTCG GTGGAAGTAGAGGAGGAGAAGCCAGAGGTCATCATCAAAGAGAAGAAAGACCCAAAGCGAAGTAAAAGCTGGGGGCGAAGGTCGACGAGGGCGAAGAAATCCATCAGCTACAG ATTTGATGAATTTGACGAGGCAATCGAGGAGGCAATCGAGGAAGACATCAAAGAAGCAGAAGGCGGAG GAGCTGGTCGGGGTAAAGACATGGCCAACATCACAGGCCACAGAGGAAAGGATATGTCCGCCATCCTTCAAGCAGAGGAGGGCAAGGAGAACGGCCGCCCGCCGCGATCCAGCGCCGGTCAGCGCAGGAAAAAACGCAGGCGACTAAATGACCTGGACAGCGACAGCACCGTGGATGAAGAGGAGAGCGAGGAAGAGTTTCGCCTCAGTGAGAG CTCAGAAGAGGAGTTCGTCGTGTCAGAAAATGACACGGAGGCTGAATCGGAGGCGGACTCCAACAACAGCGACTTCGGTAGCAACAGCAGTGGAAAGCATCGTACCTCTTCGCGGTCCAGGAGAGCGCCCGCACGACGACGGAGCTCCAGAAAGCGGCGGAGACCGAGAGGGTACTcggatgaagaggaagaggagacagatgaggaagatgaagaagatgaaattg AGACTGAAGGCTCCAGCGAGTACAGCGACAGTGATCTGGATGTGAGTCGACGGCGGTCTCGGCGGAGTCAGAAGAAGCAGGTGAACTACTGCGAGACGTCTGAGTCCGAAGGCTCTCAGGCAGAAACCAACCGGGCCAAAATGAAACCCAGACACCAGCAGGACAGCTCCGACAGCGAgg CGAGTTTCTCTAGAGACTCTGAGGAGGATTCGAGGGAtcggaggacgaggaggagagcAGACTCCTCAGAGGAAGACACACGGCAGCGGCGCAGACGTCTTGCACTAAAACGCAGGAGAGCTTCTGAAGAGGACGACTCGGACGACGACTCAGACGAATCATCGGAGGAGGACCGTCCCATCCGCAAACGTGTCAACCGCATCGACtcggatgatgatgatgaggaggaggaggagaaaccgaaggagaaaaaagcagctgaaaaagcAGAcgaggagtcaaagggaacaaACCCAGCGGACTGCAATCCGATGGAGCTGCCGCCGACCAACGGACAGAGCCCGATTAAGAGCCTCGAGGGCCTCGTGAGTCGGCCTGCTGCCACCGCCGCTCCGGGCCTCACCCCACATCTGGAGCCTCCCAAAAACATCAGCGCCACACCAGCTGCTGCCATAGCACCAAACGGACTGGTTGGCCAGGAGATGGCGCCGCAGGACGAAGACGAAGACGACCTGTTAGGTGTCACAGACCTAGTGGACTACGTCTGCAATAACGAagatttgtaa